A region from the Pseudonocardia petroleophila genome encodes:
- the thiS gene encoding sulfur carrier protein ThiS → MTVFLNGEAAELSDDASVLDALDAIGAPRTGVAVAVDGSVVRRADWAGTALADGARVEVLTAVQGG, encoded by the coding sequence ATGACCGTCTTCCTCAACGGGGAGGCCGCCGAGCTGTCCGACGACGCGTCGGTGCTCGACGCGCTCGACGCCATCGGCGCGCCGCGCACGGGCGTGGCGGTGGCCGTCGACGGCTCGGTCGTGCGCCGGGCCGACTGGGCCGGCACGGCGCTCGCGGACGGTGCGCGCGTCGAGGTGCTCACCGCGGTGCAGGGAGGCTGA